DNA from Mesorhizobium sp. DCY119:
GTTCGGTCCGCTCTTTCACCGCGCCGGCCAGCGCCAGTATGCCGGCCTCGGTGCTGACGTCCCCGGCAAAGCCCTCGGCCTTGCCCGGTCCGCCCAGCGCATTGATCTCAGCTGCGACGCGCGCGCATTCCTCGCCCTTGCGCGAGGCGATCAGCACATGCGCTCCGGCCTGTGCCAGTGCGGTGGCGGCCATGCGGCCGATGCCGGTCGCCGCACCTGTCACCAGCGCGGTCTTGCCGGTCACCGAAAACAGCTCCTCCAGATAGGACATCGCTCCTCCAAGCTGCGGCACTTTGAATGAGCATCGGAATATTCCGAAAACCGGTAATCACTTTTCGGTCCGATGCTCTGGCTTTGCCGCGTTGACAACATACCGAGTAGTATGTTCATATTTTCAGCGCTCGTAAAGACCGTGCCTTGCTGCGGGAGATAGACCGCCGCGATATCACCAGGATGACAAACGGATGTCAGAAAGCGCCGCAAGGACCATGCCGGACGATTCCCGCTTCGACATCCTGCGCGCAGCAGCACAGTGCTTCATGGAGCGCGGCTATCACGCGAGTTCGATCGACGATGTCGCGCGCAGCCTCGGCTCGACCAAGGGCCGCGTCTACCATCACTTTCCATCCAAGGCCGATCTGTTCGCAGAGGTGTTTCGCACAGGCATGGACATGAACTACGCGGCGATCGAACCCTATCGCGAGAAGGACATTCCGGCGGTCACGCGCTGGCATCATCTCGCCACCATCCACACCGGTCAGATGATCCGCACCAAGCCGTTCCAGCGCGTGGTGTGGGAGGGCGTGGAACTGCATCTGCGCGGCGCGACCACGCCGGAACAGCGCGAGGTCTTTGCCCGGCTTCTGCAATACCGCACCGAATACGGGCTGATCTTTCGCAAGACCCTCGAAGAGGCGCGCGATGCCGGCGCGATGGATTTCGAGAATCTCGGCATCGCCGCCGAGCTCATGTTCATGACACTCAACTCGCCTATCTTCTGGTATTCGCCGCGCCCCGACGAAACCGAGGGCGATATCGACCGTCTCGTGGGGCAGATCGTCACCTGCGCGGCCAGGGGGCTCGGCGTTTCCTGATCCCGGGCCGTTGCCGGCTTTGAAAATGATCGTGTTCAAGCAGAAGTTGGAGGAAGAAATTCAATGTCGGATATGGCCCTGGGCATGACGGAACGGCTGAAGCCGATCCATGAGCGCGTCGCCCGCATGGTGCGCGAGGAGATCGCGCCGCTCGACGCTGAATTCCTGGCCGAGATCGGCAAGGGCGGCGACCGCTGGGCCTACACGCCGCGCCAGACCGAAATTCTCGAAGGGTTGAAGGCCAAGGCGCGCGAGCGCGGCTTGTGGAATTTCTGGCTGACCAATTCCGACCGCGGCTACGGGCTTTCGACGGTCGAATATGCCTATCTCGCCGAGGAAATGGGCAAGGCGCATCTGGGCGCCGAAACCTTCAACTGCTCGGCGCCCGACACCGGCAATATGGAAGTGCTGGAGCGCTATGGCTCGGCCGAGCACAAGGAGCGCTGGCTGGGGCCGCTGCTGGAAGGAAAAATCCGCTCGGCCTATCTGATGACCGAGCCGGATGTCGCCTCGTCGGATGCCACCAATATCTCCCTGCGCTGCGAGCGCGACGGCGATGACTATGTTCTGAACGGCGAGAAATGGTGGGCTTCGGGCTCCGGCGATCCGCGCTGCAAGATCTACATCGTCATGGTCAAGACCGGCGGCGATGACGCGCCGAAGCACAAGCGGCATTCGATGATCTTGGTGCCGGCCGGCACCGAGGGCGTCGAGAAGCTGCGGGCGATGCAGGTGTATGGCGAGGACGACGCCCCGCACGGCCATTTCCACATCCGCTTCACCAATGTCCGTGTGCCGGCATCCAATCTCATCCTCGGCGAGGGCAGGGGTTTCGAGATCGCTCAAGGGCGGCTCGGCGGCGGGCGCATCCACCACTGCATGCGCGCCATCGGCCAGGCCGAGCGGGCGCTGGAACTGATGTGCACGCGCGCCTTGCGGCGCGAGGCCTTCGGCAAGAAGTTGGCCGAACTCGGCGCCAATTTCGACATCATCGCCGAAGCCCGCATGGAGATCGAGATGGCGCGGCTGCTCTGCCTCAAGGCTGCCTGGATGATCGACCAGGGTGATGCACGCGCGGCGGCTCCCTGGATCAGCCAGATCAAGGTCGCGGCACCGCGTATCGCGCTCAAGGTGGCAGACGAGGCAGTGCAGATGTTCGGTGCGAAGGGGATTAGCCAGGACACCGAACTGGCGCGCATCTGGACCCATCTCAGGACGTTGCGGCTCGTCGACGGGCCGGACGCCGTGCACCGCCGCCAGATCGCCCGCAACGAGCTTAGAAAATACACGCAGGAAAAGGTTTAGCGATCATGCCTTGGCTGCCGTCAGTACCCCCACCCCTAACCCCTCCCCACAAGGGGGAGGGGAATATTGTGCCGGCCTATCCAATTCCCTCCCCCTTGTGGGGAGGGGTTAGGGGTGGGGGTATCGAGCCGCCGCAACGTGCGTCGTCTTCATACGAAATAGTCCTGCCACAACGAGAAGAGGCTCGGGTCAGGGATTGCCTGTCCTTTGAACCGAGGTGCGTGGCATGAAGGCAATCGTCGTCAACAATTACGGCTCGATCGACCAGATCGTCTATGCGGACTGGCCGGAGCCGGAAGCCAAGGGCAATCAGGTCGTCATCGAGGCGGAGGCCATCGGCGTCAATTTTCCTGACGGTTTGCTGGTGCAGGGCCTCTACCAGATGAAGCCGGAGCTGCCCTTCGTGCCGGGCATGGAGGTGGCGGGCAAGGTTGTTGCCGTCGGGCCGGATGTGAAGTCGCTGAAGGTTGGTGACCGGGCTGCGGCACTTTCCACCCATGGCAGCTATGCCGAACGGGTCGCGGTGCCTGAGCCGGCAGCGATGAAGCTGCCGGACGGTATGGATGCCGGCCACGCCTGCGCGCTGATCTGCGGTTACGGCACTTCGCACTACGCCCTGAAGCAGCGCGCGCAGATAAAACCCGGCGAAACGCTCTGCGTGCTCGGCGCGTCGGGCCTGACCGGCATCGCGGCGATCCAGATCGGCAAGGCGATGGGCGCGACCGTCATCGGTGTGGCGTCGACCGAGGAGAAGCGCCAGATCGCGAAGCAGGCCGGCGCGGATATCGTGCTCGGCTATGAAGACCTCAAGGATCGCCTGAAGGAAGCGACCGGCGGCAAGGGCGTCGATGTCGCCTTCGACCCGGTCGGCGGTGAAGCCTTCGATGCGCTGTCGCGTTCGATGGGCTGGGGCGGGCGACTGCTGGTCATCGGCTTTGCCTCGGGCACGATCCCGAAATTCCCGGTCAATCTGGCGCTGGTCAAAGGGTTTTCGGTGGTCGGCGTGTTCTGGGGCGCTTTCACTGCCAAGGAACCGCAGGCCTATGCCGAGAACATGAGCGAGCTGCTCGGCTGGTATCGCGCCGGCAAGGTCAAGCCCGTCATCGAAGGCACCTATCCGCTTGCCGACGCGGCAAAGATACTGAAGCGCGTGATCGGGCGCGGCGCGTCCGGCAAGCTTATCCTCAAGCCGTGAACGGAGTTTTCCATGGCACTCCCATCCGAGATGAACGCACTGCTTCTGACCAATGACGGCTACACCAAGACGCCCTCGGGAAGCGTTCTGGAGGCGATGGAGCCTTATGTCGTGCCCGGCCGCATCGCCGTGCCTTCGCCGAAGCCGAAGCAGGTTCTGATCAAGGTCAGCCTCGCCTCGATCAACCCGTCCGACGTGATGTTCATCAAGGGTCAGTACGGCCAGCCGCGTTTCGTCGGCCAGCCTGCCGGTTTCGAGGGTGTCGGCATCGTCGCGGCTGCCGGCGACGATCCGGCCGCGCAGAATATGCTCGGAAAGCGCGTCGCCTTCGCCACCGGCTACACCAATTAGGGCGCCTGGGCCGAATATGCGATGGCCGAAGCCTCAGCCTGCATCCCGCTGATCGACAGCGTGCGCGACGAGGATGCCGCCGCCATGATCGTCAACCCGCTGACTGCTCTGGCCATGTTCGACATCATTCGGGAAGCGGGCGAGAAGGCTTTCGTGCTGACCGCCGGCGCCAGCCAGCTGTCAAAGCTGATCATGGGCGTAGCCCGGGACGAAGGCTATCGCCCCATCGCCATCGTCCGGCGCGACGACCAGATCCCGCTGCTGAAGGAGGCGGGAGCCGCGCATGTGCTCAATGCCGAAGCGCCGGATTTCGCCAGTGCCTTGAAAGAGGTGATGAAGACTGAGCAGCCGCGCATCTTCCTCGATGCCGTCACCGGCCCGCTTGCGGGGGCGATCTTCGATGCCATGCCCAAGGGCGCGCGCTGGATCGTCTATGGCAGGATGGACCTTTCCACCACGCCGATCGTCCAGCCCGGCCAGCTCATCTTCATGGACAAGAAGATCGAAGGCTTCTGGCTGGTCGAGTGGATGCGCGACACGCCCATCGAGCGCAAGGGCCGCGCGGTGATGGAAGCGCAGAAGCGCTTTTCGGACGGGCGCTGGGCGACCGACGTGACGGCGGTGGTGCCGCTCTCGGAAGCGATGGCGCGGGTACCGGCGGAACTCGCCAAGCCGAACGGGAAGGTTTTTATCAAGCCTTGAGGGGCTGCTATTCCTTCTCCCCGTTTACGGGGAGAAGGTGGCCCGAAGGGCCGGATGAGGGGCAGCTCTTACAGTGAAGGTGAGTTGCAATCGCGAGCCGTCGCACCGCCCCTCATCTGCCTGCCGGCATCTTCTCCCCGTGAACGGGGAGAAGAAAGCAGTCCTACTCCGCCGGCTCCACATTCGTGTAAGCCGCTTCTTCCAGCTCGCGCTTGAGCCGCGCTTCTTCCTCGACCTTGGGCGTGACCCAGCGGCCGAGCAGCAGATAGGCGACGGGTGTCAGGAACAGCGTCGAGGCCGTTGCCAGTCCCAGCCCGCCGACGATGACCCAGCCGAGCGCGATGCGCGCTTCGGCGCCGGCGCCTGAGGCCAGCACCAGCGGCAGGCCGCCAAGCACGGTACAGATCATGGTCATCATCACCGGGCGCAGGCGGATGTTGGAGGCCTCCTCGATCGCTTGGCGCACGCCCATGCCGCGGTCGCGCAGCTGGTTGGCGAACTCGACGATGAGGATGCCGTTCTTGGCCATGATGCCGACGAGCATCACCAGCCCGATCTGGCTGTAGGCGTTGAGGCTGGTGCCGGTCAAAAGCAGCGCGAACACCGCGCAGGCAAGCCCGAGCGGCACCGTCGCCATGATGATGACGGCGCTGACGAAGCTTTCGAACTGGGCCGCCAGAACCAGCAGGATGATGACCAGCGCGAAGCCGAAGATGGTCAGCATGCTGCCGCTGCTTTCGCCGAGCGTGGCAGCTTCGGCGAGCGGGATGATGCGCGCGCCTGGCGGCAGCAGCGGGCCGGCGATTTCCTGGGCGGCCTTCAGCGCATCGCCAAGTGCGAAGTCGCTGCGCAGGTTCGCGGTGACCGCGACCGAGCGCAATTGCTGCTCGCGCGTCAGCGACGGCGGCACGGCGCGTTCGGTCAGCGTGGCGATCGTCGCCATCGGCACGAAGCGGCCGTCCGTGGTCTTCATGAAGATGTTTTCGAGGTCGGTCGGGTCGTTGATCGGATTGGTCGTCGAAACGAGCTTCACCTTGTAGGCGCGGTCGTTGATGAAGACCTCGTCCACCTCACGCCCGTCCAGCATCGCCTGCACGGCGTTGGCCAGCCCGGTTATGTCGATGCCGAGGTCCGAGGCGCGTTCGCGGTCGATCTCGACGGCAAGCTGCGGCTGGGTCGCATCGTTGGACAGGCGCGGCTGCTGGAAGCGCGGGTCCTTCTCCATCTCGGTGACGACCTTGTTGGCCGCCACGCCGAGATCGGCATAGCTGTTGGAGCCGACGATGGCGAATTGCAGGCCGTTGCCGGCGCCGCGAATGCCGAGGCTGTTGGGCGAAACCGGGAAGGCACGTACGCCGGGAACATTGGCGACCGCCTTGCTGATGTCGGCCATGATCTCCTGCTGCGAGCGCGTGCGCTTGTCCCAGGGCGCAAGCGACATGACCATGAAGCCGCTGTTGACCGAGCCGCCCTGGCCGACATTGGCGAAGGTGTTCTCGATCTCGCCGGAATCGCGCAGCGGCTGGATCAGCTGCTCGATGCGGCGCATCTGCTGGGTGGTGTATTCCAGGCTCACGCCCTGCGGCGCGGTAACCCGCAGCAGCGCCAGCGAGCGGTCCTCGTTCGGCGTCAGTTCCTGGCGGATCAGGCCGAATGCGCCATAGGCGGCGGCGGCGAACAGGACCGAAACGATGATGACGATGGCCGGCGCGTCGAGGCAGGCATGCAGGCAGCGGCGGTAGAGGGCGGCGAGGAACGTGCCGATGCGTCCCATGATGCCGTGATGTGCGTGGTCCGCTTCCGAGCCGCCCGCCTTCAGCATGCGCGAGGCGAGCATCGGGCACAGCGACAGCGCGACGATGGACGACAGCAGCACCGCCATGGCCAGCACGAAGCCGAATTCGCGGAACAGGCCGCCGGTCTGGCCGGGCAGGAACGAGAGCGGGATGAACACTGCGGCGAGCGTAGCGGTCGTCGCGACGACGGCGAAGAACACTTCCTGCGTGCCGAGCACGGCTGCCGCGCGCGGGCCCATGCCCTCGTTGCGGCGGCGCACGATGTTTTCGAGCACGACGATGGCATCGTCGACGACAAGGCCGGTCGCCAGCACCAGCGCCAGCAGCGTCAGGATGTTGATGGAGAAGCCGGCGAGATAGATCGCCGCGATCGTGCCGATCAGCGCCACCGGCATGGCAAGGCCGGGGATGAGCGTGGCGCGCCAGTCGAGCAGGAACAGATAGATGATCAGGAGCACGATCGACACCGACAGCACCAGCGCGATCTCGACCTCGTGGACGGCGCCATTGACGAAGACGGCATCGTCGCTGGTCACGCGTATGTTCATGCCTTCGGGCAGCGTCGCCTGTATCTTGTCGACGGCGGCGTGCACGCCGGTGGAAATGTCCAGCGTGTTGGACTGCGCCTGCCGGATGATGCCGAGGCCGATGCCTGGCTGGCCGTTGGAGCGCAGCGACGACTGGCCGATGTCGGGTCCGATCGTCACGGTGGCGACATCGCCGATGCGGGTGCGGCCCTTTATGACGATGCTCTCAAAGGCTTCCGGGGTGGTCACCGAAGCGGTCGCGCGCACGATGATGTTCTGGTCTTTGCTGGTCAGCGCGCCGGCCGGCGTGTCGAGCGAAACGGTCGACAGGGCATTGCTGATGTCGGCGACGGTCATTCCAAGGCTGGAAAGCTTGGTCTGGTCGATATCGATGCGAAAGATCTTGTCGCGGTCGCCGAAAATCTGGACGTCGGCGACGCCCGGCACCGCCGACAGCGTGTCGATGATCTGGTCATCGATGAAGATGGTCATGTCCTCGACGGACATGCGGTCCGAGGTCACCGCCAGGCGCAGCACGGCGTCGGAATTGGCGTCCGCCTTGACGATGCGGGGCGGGTCGGCGTCATCGGGCAGCTGGTTGGTGACGCGGGCGACCGCGTCGCGCATGTCGGCTGCGGCCACATCGAGATTGACGCCGTCAGCGAATTCCACGGTGACACGGCTGCGTCCGTAGGACGAGCTCGACGAGATCGACTTGACGCCGGAAACGCGCGAGACCGCGCCCTCCAATATGGTCGTCAGCTCGCGGTCGATGGTTTCGGCGGCAGCGCCCGAATAGTCGGCGGTGATGGTAATGACGGGCCGGTCGACGTCGGGCAGCTCGCGCACTTCGACGCCGAAGAAGGCGGCAAGCCCCGCGACCACGATCAGCGTGTTGATGACGAAGGCCATGATCGGGCGGCGCACGAAAAGCGCCGTCATGCCCTTTTCGCTGCCGCCGTTATGCGTTTCCACTATGCCCGCCCCCCGCGCCGCTTATGAGCCGCTGCCGGCAGGGGCCGGTGTCGCGGTTCTCGGCTCTGCACCGGCAATCAGCACGTCGGCGCCTTCGCGCACGGCATGAACGCCCTCGGTGACGACGATATCGCCGGCCATGATCGGAGCGTCGATGAGGACGCTCTCGCTGTTGCGCTGGATGATGCGGACAGGGGTACGCTTGGCCTTGCCGCTCTGGATCGCCCAGACGAAGGCACCATCGGTGCCCCATTGGATCGCCAGCGGGTCGACGGAAGGATAGGTATCGCCGGGAAAGCCCATGGCGACCTGGAACGACATGCCGGCGCGCAGCTTGTCGCCGACATTCTCGATTTTCGCGCGCACCAGCAGCGTGCGGCTAGCCTCTTCCAGGCGGTTGTCCACCGCGCTGACCGTTCCCTTGAATGTCTGGCCCGGCATGGCGATGGGCGTTGCCGTCAGCGGCTGGCCCACTGCAACGGCGGTGGTGAAGCGTTCGGGCACCCAGAAGTCGATGATGATCGAAGAGCGGTCGTCGATCGTGGCGACGGTGGTCGTCGTCGTGACGTAGTTGCCGGCCTCGATCGGCAGGATGCCGACGAAGCCGGAAATCGGCGCGACGATGGCGCGGCGCTCAAGCGCCAGCTGGGCTTCCTGCAGCGCCAGCTGTGCGTTGTCGAGCGCAAGCTGTGCATCGGAGACCTGAACCGCGGTAACGGTATTGGTGCCGCGCAGCGTCTTGGCGCGGTCGGCCTTGGACTGTGCGTCGGCCACGGCAACCTTCGCGCGGTCGAGCGCGATCTTCTCGCCGTCCGAATCGAGCCGGGCGATCACGGCTCCGGCTTCGACCTTGCTTCCGGGCGTTACCGTCAGTTCGGTAAGGCGGCCGGAAGAATAGGGATTGATCGCAACAGATGCGTTGGCACGCCCGGTGCCGATTGCCTGGAGCCGGTCATTGATCGTTGCTGAGGTGACAGGCGCGGTGATGACCGCCGTCTGCTGGCCGCGCCCGCCCTGCCGATTGCCGCCGGCTGCGGCGGTGCCTTCGGTCTTGGCTGTCGCGCCATAGGCCCAGTCGATGCCCCAGCGCGCCAGAATCTCGGGTGCGCCGGGATAAAAACGAGCCCAAGCGGCAGCGGCCACCACAAGGATGACCAGGGTAAAAACGATCTGTTTCCAGGCGGCCATCGGCACTCCGGGCGTCGGGGCGGTGTATCGCCACTTGATTTCGTATCTGCCCGGCTCTCCACCGTCCCCGAGACAGCGAAATGGGCGCATATTCTAGGCGCAAAGCGCCGGAAAGTCAGTATCGCGCCTTTATGTCAATTCGCAGACGCCTTGGCACCTTAAATATCGGTAATCATTCGGATGCGCTGCACAATATTGCGGCAATGCCGGCTATCTCAGGTCTTCCATTTCACGGATGCGCCTTGCGCTCTCCTTTTCCATCGAGCGCGTGATCTCACCGATCAGCGTTTCGGCCACGACGAACAGGGCTGCCGACGAATCCCACGAAGAGGGCACCGAGGTGCGGCCTGCAATAACATGGCGGGCGACGCGGGCGATCGGCGACAGCCACTGGTCGGTGAAAAGCATGACATCGACGCCACGGCCATGCGCCTTTTCGGCAAAGCGGATCAGGCTTTCCTGATAGCGGCGAATGTCGAAGACCAGCAGCACGTCGCGCTTGCCCATGTCGATGAGCCGGTCTCGCCATGTGCTTTCCTGGCCGGTCAGGTGGAACACGTTCGGACGTACGATGGTGAGATGGGCCGCCATGTAGCGCGCGATGGGATCGGTGAAGCGCCCGCCGATGAGGAAGATCTTGGCGCGCGGGTTGGCGAGGCGGGCGACGATGTCGACTATCTGCTTGTCGGAGACATGCCGGAAGGTTTCGCGGATATTCTCCAGCGTGGCTTCCAGCACCGGCGAGGTCTTGCCGCTCTCGGGTGTCGGACGCGCCACGGTCCGGGTGAGTGGCGATTGAAGCTGGGCTGCGAGTTCGTCCTGAAGCGTGGCCTGGAACTCAGGATAATTCTGGAAGCCGAGGCGCGAGACGAAGCGCAGGATGGTTGGCGAACTGACACCCGCCTGCTGCGAAAAGTCGGCTACCGTCTTCAGTCCGATCAGCGGATAATTGGCGATCAGCGTCTGCGCCGCCCGTCGTTCGCCTGCCGGCATCGTGTCGATGCGATCCGAAATCAGTTCGGCTATGCTCAGCGCCATGTCACCTCCCGCGTCGTTCCCGCCAGATGGCGAGACGCTTGTCCCCAAAGCTTTTCGTCCTGCCGTCAAACGCTTGCACAAAGCCGTTTGACAAAGTCTCGTAATGCGTATGAAATCATTCATTGAGACGCAAAGAAACAAAATACGTAACATACGATACGGCGTTTTCAGGGGACTGCAAGAGAATGGAGACTGCGCGATCCGCAGCAGAGGAGGCGTATGAAGCCGTCCGGGTCAGCAACCGGAATGGCGCCAGCCCCTATCTGCTGGTCTGCGACCACGCATCGAATTTCATCCCCGCTTGTTTTGGCACGCTCGGCCTCGAAGATTCCGAGCTTTCGCGCCACATCGCCTGGGACCCCGGCGCGCTTCCAGTCATTCGCCGCATGGCCGAAGCGCTGGATGCCACGCTGATCGAATCCTGTGTTTCCCGGCTCGTCATCGACTGCAACCGGCCACTCGACGCGCCCGATCTTATCTCTGCGGTCAGCGAGACCACGGTGGTTCCAGGGAATGAGAACCTGACCGAGGCACAGCGGCAGGAGCGCATCGCGCTATCCTGGCAGCCTTTCCACGACACGATCGAGGAAGTTATTGCCGAGCGGCTGGTGAAGGGCATGGAGACGCGGCTCGTTTCCGTCCATTCCTTCACGCCGGTCTACAAGGGCGTTTCGCGGCCCTGGCATATCGGCATCATCCACGACGAGGACGACAGCCTCGCTGCGCCGATGATCGATGCGCTGAAGGCGGTCGACGGCATGACCGTCGGCGTCAACGAACCCTATTCGCCGGCCGACCGCGTCTATTTCACGCTGGAACGGCATGGCCGTGCGCGCGGGCTCGCCTGCGCGATGATCGAAATCCGCAACGATGAGATCCGGGATGAAACCGGGCAATGCAAGTGGGCGGATCTCCTGGCCGGCATTTTTGCCGGCTTGGAACCGGGGACGGGGACCAAGGCGTCCGCACGGCTGGGAAAAAGCCATGTGGCCGAGAAGGTAAATCAGAAAGTCGTCTAGCTAAGAAGTTGTCTAGCTGAAACAGGGGAACTTTCACATGACTGCGCCTGGTTACTCAGAAAATGACAAAAGCGAGGACATGAAGGTCCTCCACGGCATGGGCTACGCCCAGGAACTCGAACGGAGAATGAGCCAGTTCTCCAACTTCGCGGTTTCCTTCTCCATCATCTGCATCCTTTCCGGCGGCATCAACTCGCTGGCCCAGGCGACATCGGGAGCGGGCGGCGCCGCGATCGGCATCGGCTGGCCGCTCGGCTGCTTCGTCAGCCTGGTCTTTGCGGTGGCCATGGCGCAGATCAGCTCGGCCTATCCGACGGCCGGCGGCCTCTATCACTGGGGTTCGATCCTCGGCAACAAGTTCACCGGCTGGCTGACCGCCTGGTTCAACCTGCTCGGCCTTGTCACCGTTCTCGGCGCCATCAATGTTGGCACCTACTACTTCTTCATGGGCGCCTTCGGCACGACCTATCTCGGGCTCGAGGACACGACCACGACCCGGATCATCTTCCTCGCGATCATCACCGGGTTGCAGGCGCTGGTGAACCATATGGGCATCGGCCTCACCGCCAAGCTCACCGACTTCTCCGGCTATCTGATCTTCGCTACCGCGATCGTGCTGGCACTCGTCTGCCTGGCTGCGGCCGACAGCTACGAGATCGGCCGCCTCTTCACCTTCGCCAACTATTCGGGCGAGGCGGGCGGCAATGTCTGGCCGACGAATTCGTCGACCTGGGTGTTCCTGCTCGGCCTGCTGCTGCCGATCTACACGATCACCGGCTATGACGCTTCGGCCCACACTTCGGAAGAAACGCTGAAGGCGGCGCATTCGGTTCCACGGGCGATGATCGGCTCGGTGCTGTGGTCGGCGCTGTTCGGC
Protein-coding regions in this window:
- a CDS encoding amino acid permease — encoded protein: MTAPGYSENDKSEDMKVLHGMGYAQELERRMSQFSNFAVSFSIICILSGGINSLAQATSGAGGAAIGIGWPLGCFVSLVFAVAMAQISSAYPTAGGLYHWGSILGNKFTGWLTAWFNLLGLVTVLGAINVGTYYFFMGAFGTTYLGLEDTTTTRIIFLAIITGLQALVNHMGIGLTAKLTDFSGYLIFATAIVLALVCLAAADSYEIGRLFTFANYSGEAGGNVWPTNSSTWVFLLGLLLPIYTITGYDASAHTSEETLKAAHSVPRAMIGSVLWSALFGYIMLCAFVLMLPSMDEAAKQGWNVFFWAMDTQVHPVVKDILYFAIFISQWLCGLATVTSVSRMIFAFSRDGGLPGSKALAKVSPTYRTPVAAIWTGSVLAVLFVWGSSLVSIGETPVYTIVVACTVIFLFFSFAIPITLGLFAWGTPKWDKMGPFNLGEGTFKLFAVLSIIAMILIFILGIQPPNDWALYITVGFLIVTGIVWFGFERGRFQGPPIGDQVAKRAAEIAAAERAVGETGR